One genomic segment of Pedobacter endophyticus includes these proteins:
- a CDS encoding site-specific integrase — MKTNFSMLFYVKRPKNQQKRIVPVYVRITVSGKRSETTTGVNCDLDRWNPKTGRQIGNKEEVKIFNAYLDNLQSEIYKAHKNLSESSEEITAESIRCKWLGIEKEVHTVMDAMKLHNQKMEALIGNGYAIGTLKRFQVLERHVQAFLEKEYRTKDMNIKKINRPFITDFEFFLRTENRCSANTAAKYLKNFGKILRITLASGWIDRDPMFGYKIKMKPVERPFLTDDELNSLARKKFSTERLSQVRDIFLFCCLTGLAYSDVEKLSLSNIQIGIDGSNWIYTNRTKTGVRSAVPLLASAVVILDRYKDNAYCTNKGRVLPVSSNQKMNEYLKEIAILCGIEKHLSSHIARHTFATTVTLLNGVPIESVSKMLGHTNIKTTQIYAKILDIKVSADMALLKEKFSILQ; from the coding sequence ATGAAAACTAATTTCAGTATGCTCTTTTACGTGAAGAGGCCAAAAAATCAACAAAAAAGAATTGTTCCGGTTTATGTTCGCATAACGGTTTCAGGAAAACGATCCGAGACAACTACCGGTGTAAATTGTGATCTCGACCGCTGGAATCCTAAAACAGGTCGCCAGATCGGAAATAAAGAGGAAGTGAAAATTTTCAATGCATACCTTGACAATCTTCAATCAGAAATTTATAAGGCACATAAAAATCTTTCGGAATCATCTGAGGAAATTACAGCGGAAAGTATTAGGTGTAAGTGGTTAGGGATTGAAAAGGAAGTTCACACCGTGATGGACGCTATGAAGCTTCACAACCAAAAGATGGAAGCTTTGATCGGGAATGGTTATGCCATAGGAACCCTTAAAAGATTTCAGGTGTTGGAGCGTCATGTACAAGCATTTCTTGAAAAGGAATATCGTACCAAGGACATGAACATTAAGAAAATCAATCGTCCTTTTATAACTGATTTTGAATTTTTTTTGAGAACGGAAAATAGATGTTCTGCCAATACTGCTGCAAAATACCTAAAGAACTTTGGGAAAATTCTCCGGATTACTTTGGCTTCCGGATGGATTGATAGGGATCCGATGTTTGGTTATAAGATTAAGATGAAACCTGTCGAACGTCCTTTTTTGACAGACGATGAACTTAATAGCTTGGCCAGGAAAAAATTTTCTACTGAAAGACTTTCCCAGGTGAGGGATATTTTTCTTTTTTGTTGTCTTACCGGACTTGCATATTCAGACGTAGAAAAACTCAGTTTATCAAATATCCAGATAGGTATAGATGGGAGCAACTGGATTTATACCAACAGGACAAAAACAGGTGTCCGCTCTGCAGTTCCTTTACTAGCTTCAGCTGTTGTAATACTTGACAGATATAAAGATAATGCGTATTGTACGAATAAGGGTAGGGTTTTACCGGTATCAAGCAACCAGAAGATGAATGAGTATTTAAAAGAGATTGCAATTCTCTGTGGAATTGAAAAACACTTGAGCTCCCACATTGCAAGGCACACTTTTGCAACAACGGTGACTTTACTAAATGGAGTTCCGATCGAAAGCGTTTCAAAAATGCTAGGACATACCAATATCAAAACAACTCAAATTTATGCCAAAATCTTAGATATTAAGGTGAGCGCAGACATGGCGCTATTGAAAGAAAAATTTTCTATTCTCCAATAA